In Rhodobacteraceae bacterium LMO-JJ12, a single window of DNA contains:
- the rpsU gene encoding 30S ribosomal protein S21: MQVSVRDNNVDQALRALKKKLQREGVFREMKLKQHFEKPSEKKAREKAEAIRRARKLARKKLQREGML; this comes from the coding sequence ATGCAGGTATCTGTTCGCGATAATAACGTTGATCAGGCGCTCCGTGCCCTGAAGAAAAAACTCCAGCGCGAAGGCGTATTCCGTGAAATGAAGCTCAAGCAGCATTTCGAGAAGCCGTCTGAGAAGAAAGCGCGCGAGAAAGCCGAAGCGATTCGCCGGGCCCGCAAGCTGGCTCGTAAAAAATTGCAACGCGAAGGAATGCTCTAA
- a CDS encoding COQ9 family protein, translated as MTDTKEKLLDAALAHVPFDGWSDAAFQAAIDETGVAPGLARGLFPRGAVDMAVAYHRRGDARMVERLKQADLGSMRFRDRIAAAVRYRLEAVEDAELVRRGMTLFALPQYAPDGARLIWETCDQIWSTLGDESDDINWYTKRATLSGVYSSTVLYWLGDQSEGHEATWAFLDRRIEDVMRFETFKANVRKNEALSKVLKGPLDLLGRIRAPKSRDDMPGRWRG; from the coding sequence ATGACCGATACCAAAGAAAAGCTGCTTGATGCTGCGTTGGCTCACGTGCCCTTTGATGGCTGGAGTGATGCCGCGTTTCAGGCGGCGATTGATGAAACCGGGGTCGCGCCGGGCCTGGCGCGGGGGCTTTTCCCGCGCGGTGCGGTCGATATGGCTGTGGCCTATCACAGGCGCGGCGATGCACGGATGGTCGAGCGGTTGAAGCAGGCCGACCTCGGTTCCATGCGGTTTCGCGACCGCATCGCGGCGGCGGTGCGTTATCGGCTTGAGGCGGTGGAGGATGCAGAGCTGGTGCGCCGGGGCATGACACTTTTTGCATTGCCGCAATATGCGCCTGACGGTGCGCGTCTGATCTGGGAAACCTGTGATCAGATATGGAGCACACTGGGCGACGAGAGTGATGATATCAACTGGTACACCAAGCGCGCCACGCTGAGCGGGGTCTATTCCTCGACGGTGCTATATTGGCTGGGTGATCAGAGCGAAGGCCACGAGGCGACATGGGCATTTCTTGATCGGCGGATCGAGGATGTGATGCGGTTCGAGACCTTCAAAGCCAATGTTCGTAAGAATGAGGCGCTTTCAAAGGTGCTGAAAGGGCCGCTTGATTTGCTGGGCCGGATTCGTGCGCCGAAATCAAGAGATGATATGCCAGGTCGCTGGCGAGGTTAG
- a CDS encoding NAD(P)H-quinone oxidoreductase, with product MSEMMRAVEITAPGGPEVLKLCERPRPKAGHGDVVIKVAYAGVNRPDALQRAGAYAPPPTASDLPGLEASGEIVEIGAGVTDWAVGDKVCALLPGGGYAEYVATPAAHCLPIPKDMGMREAACLPENYFTVWTNVFMRGGLKAGERFLVHGGSSGIGTTAIQLARHFGARVFATAGSDEKCKVCSDLGAERAINYKTEDFVEILQAEGGANLILDMVGGDYIPRNVKTLANDGRLVQIAFLSGPKVELNFAQVMARRLTITGSTLRPQSDLAKARIAEALRAKVWPLLDNGTIAPVMDSEFPLEEAAASHARIESSGHVGKIVLKVN from the coding sequence ATGAGCGAAATGATGCGGGCGGTGGAAATCACCGCGCCGGGCGGGCCGGAGGTGTTGAAACTTTGCGAGCGGCCGCGGCCCAAGGCAGGACATGGCGATGTTGTCATCAAGGTGGCCTATGCCGGGGTGAACCGCCCCGATGCGCTGCAACGCGCCGGGGCCTATGCGCCGCCGCCCACAGCCAGCGATCTGCCGGGGCTTGAGGCGTCGGGCGAGATTGTCGAGATCGGTGCAGGCGTTACCGATTGGGCGGTGGGTGACAAGGTTTGCGCGTTGCTGCCCGGTGGCGGGTATGCCGAATATGTCGCCACTCCGGCGGCGCATTGCCTGCCGATTCCTAAGGATATGGGGATGCGCGAGGCGGCTTGTTTGCCCGAGAATTATTTCACCGTCTGGACCAATGTGTTCATGCGCGGTGGCCTGAAAGCGGGCGAGCGGTTTTTGGTGCATGGCGGCAGTTCGGGAATTGGCACGACGGCTATTCAGCTTGCCCGGCATTTCGGCGCACGGGTATTTGCCACCGCCGGATCGGACGAAAAATGCAAGGTTTGCTCCGATCTGGGGGCAGAGCGGGCTATTAATTATAAGACCGAGGATTTTGTTGAAATCCTGCAAGCGGAAGGTGGGGCCAATCTTATCCTTGATATGGTGGGCGGCGATTACATTCCGCGCAACGTCAAGACGTTGGCCAATGATGGGCGGTTGGTGCAGATTGCTTTCCTGTCCGGGCCCAAAGTCGAATTGAACTTTGCGCAAGTAATGGCGCGACGTTTAACGATTACCGGCAGCACGCTGCGTCCACAAAGCGATTTGGCCAAGGCGCGGATTGCCGAGGCATTGCGCGCCAAGGTCTGGCCGCTTCTTGATAATGGAACCATCGCTCCCGTGATGGATAGCGAGTTCCCTCTGGAAGAGGCCGCCGCATCCCATGCGCGGATTGAAAGCTCCGGGCATGTGGGTAAGATTGTTCTGAAGGTAAACTGA
- a CDS encoding quinone oxidoreductase — translation MAKTVIIEEFGGPEVLKLVDRDVGDPGAGEVRIRHEAVGLNFIDIYQRTGLYPNDLPLALGMEGAGVIEAVGEGVSHLKAGDRAAYASVPPGAYCEERVMPAGAVMKLPDAIDFDTAAAMMLQGLTVDYLFHRTTPIARGDTVLLHAAAGGVGLIACQWARAMGVNLIGTAGTDEKCALALEHGAQHCINYRTEDFAAKVRELTDGKGVDVVMDSVGADTFEGSLDCLKPLGMMISFGNASGPVPPFNLGVLAQKGSLKITRPTLFAHIADHDVCLEMAGRLFDHVQSGAVKIQIGQRFALSDVRAAHEALESRVTTGSTILEI, via the coding sequence ATGGCAAAGACGGTAATTATCGAAGAATTCGGCGGACCCGAAGTTCTGAAGCTGGTTGATCGCGACGTGGGCGATCCGGGTGCGGGGGAAGTGCGCATTCGGCACGAAGCCGTTGGGCTGAACTTTATAGACATCTATCAGCGCACCGGACTTTACCCCAATGATCTGCCGCTTGCGCTGGGCATGGAAGGCGCGGGCGTGATCGAGGCGGTGGGTGAGGGCGTCAGCCATCTCAAAGCCGGGGACCGCGCCGCCTATGCTTCGGTTCCGCCGGGGGCGTATTGCGAAGAACGGGTGATGCCTGCTGGCGCGGTGATGAAGCTTCCAGACGCGATTGATTTCGATACCGCCGCCGCGATGATGCTTCAGGGGCTGACCGTGGATTACCTGTTTCACCGCACCACGCCGATCGCGCGGGGCGATACCGTGTTGTTGCATGCTGCCGCCGGAGGCGTCGGGCTGATTGCTTGCCAATGGGCGCGCGCGATGGGTGTGAATTTGATCGGCACGGCCGGAACGGATGAAAAATGCGCGCTGGCGCTGGAACATGGTGCGCAACATTGCATCAATTACCGGACCGAAGATTTTGCCGCGAAAGTTCGCGAACTGACCGACGGAAAAGGCGTCGATGTGGTGATGGATTCAGTGGGCGCAGATACGTTTGAAGGCTCGCTTGATTGCCTCAAACCGCTCGGCATGATGATCTCTTTTGGTAATGCCTCGGGTCCGGTTCCGCCATTCAATCTGGGCGTTCTTGCGCAGAAGGGATCGCTCAAGATTACGCGGCCAACTTTGTTCGCCCATATTGCCGATCATGACGTCTGTTTGGAAATGGCCGGGCGGTTGTTCGATCATGTTCAAAGCGGCGCTGTGAAAATCCAAATTGGCCAGCGATTTGCACTGAGTGATGTGCGTGCGGCGCATGAAGCGCTGGAATCTCGCGTTACAACGGGCTCGACAATCTTGGAAATCTGA
- a CDS encoding H-NS histone family protein codes for MATLNAMSLNELTSLEKKVAKAIAKFEDREKKKALSALKAEARKMGFSLSELTGAEIDEGTLGKPRSTVPPKYANPADKTQTWTGRGRRPAWVREALEAGKSLDDLAI; via the coding sequence ATGGCAACACTCAATGCCATGTCATTGAACGAACTTACGTCACTCGAAAAAAAGGTGGCGAAAGCCATCGCGAAATTCGAAGATCGAGAGAAAAAGAAGGCTCTGTCTGCCTTGAAGGCCGAAGCGCGAAAAATGGGGTTTTCGCTCTCTGAATTGACTGGGGCCGAGATAGACGAAGGCACGCTGGGAAAGCCCCGCAGCACGGTGCCTCCGAAATATGCAAACCCCGCGGATAAGACGCAAACCTGGACAGGCCGAGGCCGCCGCCCGGCGTGGGTTCGCGAAGCGTTGGAAGCGGGCAAGTCGCTCGACGATCTGGCGATCTGA
- a CDS encoding ribonuclease T2 — protein MRHLITAGLIALASFARADAEPSGKFDYYVMALSWSPNWCAIEGDARRSPQCDPRHDFGWTLHGLWPQYHRGWPSFCATTARQPNRTMTREMADIMGTPGLAWYQWKKHGVCSGLSAQDYFDLSRKAYKSIQRPAVFRKLQRPVKLPAKIVEQAFLKENARLKPEMITITCKAGRIQEVRICLSKSLVPVPCGRDTAQDCSMEDAFFDPIR, from the coding sequence ATGCGGCACCTGATCACAGCAGGTCTTATTGCCTTGGCCAGTTTTGCCCGCGCCGACGCAGAGCCATCCGGGAAATTTGACTATTACGTCATGGCGCTTTCCTGGTCGCCAAACTGGTGTGCGATCGAGGGCGACGCAAGGCGTTCGCCGCAATGCGATCCGCGCCATGATTTCGGCTGGACGCTGCATGGGCTCTGGCCGCAATATCACCGCGGCTGGCCGTCATTCTGCGCGACCACCGCACGCCAACCCAACCGCACCATGACCCGCGAAATGGCTGATATCATGGGAACACCGGGTCTGGCGTGGTATCAATGGAAAAAGCACGGGGTTTGCAGCGGGCTATCGGCGCAAGACTACTTTGACTTGTCACGCAAAGCCTATAAGAGCATTCAGCGCCCAGCCGTTTTTCGCAAACTGCAAAGGCCGGTAAAACTGCCTGCGAAAATCGTTGAACAAGCCTTCCTGAAAGAAAACGCCCGGCTCAAGCCGGAGATGATCACCATCACCTGCAAGGCCGGGCGCATTCAAGAGGTGCGGATTTGCCTGTCCAAGAGCCTGGTGCCAGTACCTTGCGGGCGCGACACGGCGCAGGATTGCTCAATGGAGGACGCGTTTTTCGATCCGATCCGCTGA
- a CDS encoding DUF1013 domain-containing protein, whose translation MSDKPLMSKATAVWLVDNTTISFKQIADFCGLHELEVQGIADGDVAAGVKGFDPIANNQLTQEDIDKAEADPLVRLKLKFNPASVGEEKRRGPRYTPLSKRQDRPASILWLVKFHPELADAQISKLVGTTKPTIQAIRERTHWNISNIQPIDPVALGLCKQSELDAAVQKAAAKKARDGVVMSDDERRKLVSTETSLGMDAEPKIPTAIEGLETFSLGGSEDSDDDDEKKDDEYDAETLFNLPSGDEDEQP comes from the coding sequence ATGTCCGACAAACCGCTCATGTCCAAGGCCACCGCTGTCTGGCTGGTCGACAACACCACGATCAGCTTCAAGCAGATTGCCGATTTTTGCGGACTGCACGAGCTGGAAGTGCAGGGCATCGCCGATGGTGATGTTGCCGCTGGCGTGAAAGGGTTCGACCCGATCGCAAACAACCAGCTGACGCAGGAAGATATCGACAAGGCCGAGGCAGATCCCTTGGTCCGGCTCAAGCTCAAGTTCAACCCGGCGTCCGTGGGTGAAGAAAAGCGCCGTGGGCCGCGTTACACGCCTCTGTCCAAGCGTCAGGACCGTCCGGCGTCAATTTTGTGGCTGGTCAAGTTTCACCCTGAATTGGCCGATGCGCAGATTTCCAAGCTGGTCGGGACGACCAAGCCGACGATTCAGGCTATTCGCGAGCGCACCCACTGGAATATTTCCAACATTCAGCCGATCGACCCGGTCGCGCTGGGTCTGTGCAAACAGTCCGAGCTTGACGCCGCCGTGCAAAAAGCAGCCGCCAAGAAGGCGCGCGATGGCGTGGTGATGAGCGATGATGAGCGTCGCAAACTTGTCAGCACCGAAACGTCGCTGGGCATGGACGCCGAGCCGAAGATTCCGACGGCAATCGAAGGATTGGAAACGTTCTCGCTGGGCGGTTCTGAAGATAGCGACGACGACGACGAGAAAAAAGACGACGAGTATGATGCAGAAACGCTCTTCAATTTGCCTTCGGGTGACGAAGACGAACAGCCCTGA
- a CDS encoding TIGR03862 family flavoprotein, with amino-acid sequence MSDALVIGAGPAGLMAAEVLARAGRKVTVAEAKPSPARKLLMAGKSGLNLTKDEPFEVFLNAYGEATGSLRPMLEAFGPIEVKEWAEGLEQSVFTGSSGRVFPQAMKASPLLRAWLRRLDGLGVTLNTRWRWSGGATFDTPRGPQSLAPRVTVLACGGASWARLGSDGVWADQFAATELTPFQPANIGFRMDWSAHMARHFGAPVKNVGLLAGDIRIKGEFVISARGLEGSGIYAVSKAVRDGAALKLDLLPDLSEDEIRSRLSRRRRKESLGNALRKTLRLSPAKQALLMEFARPLPADPAALIKSLPVPHLGPRPMDEAISTAGGLRFEALDETLMLRDRPGLFAAGEMLDWEAPTGGYLLTACLSTGAWAGRHAARFAAAQP; translated from the coding sequence ATGAGCGATGCGCTGGTCATCGGCGCTGGCCCCGCCGGATTGATGGCAGCAGAAGTGCTGGCGCGCGCCGGGCGCAAGGTCACCGTTGCCGAAGCCAAACCCTCACCCGCACGCAAGCTCTTGATGGCCGGGAAATCAGGCCTGAACCTGACCAAGGATGAACCGTTTGAGGTCTTCCTCAATGCCTATGGCGAGGCGACGGGAAGTCTGCGCCCGATGCTTGAAGCCTTCGGGCCGATTGAGGTGAAGGAATGGGCCGAGGGGTTGGAGCAGAGCGTCTTTACCGGCTCGTCGGGTCGCGTGTTCCCGCAGGCGATGAAGGCGTCCCCCCTGCTGCGCGCCTGGCTGCGGCGGCTCGATGGGCTTGGGGTTACGCTCAACACGCGCTGGCGCTGGAGCGGCGGCGCGACGTTCGACACCCCGCGAGGGCCACAAAGCCTTGCGCCGCGTGTGACCGTTCTGGCCTGTGGTGGTGCCAGTTGGGCGCGTCTTGGTTCCGATGGGGTCTGGGCCGATCAGTTCGCCGCGACAGAGCTAACGCCCTTCCAGCCCGCCAATATCGGGTTTCGCATGGATTGGTCGGCGCATATGGCGCGCCATTTCGGCGCCCCGGTAAAGAACGTCGGGCTGCTCGCGGGCGACATAAGGATCAAGGGTGAATTCGTAATCTCGGCGCGCGGTCTGGAAGGGAGCGGTATCTATGCTGTTTCCAAGGCGGTGCGCGACGGTGCCGCACTGAAGCTCGATCTGCTGCCTGATCTGAGCGAGGACGAAATCCGCTCTCGCCTGTCGCGTCGTCGCCGCAAGGAAAGCCTCGGCAATGCCCTGCGTAAAACCCTCCGGCTTTCGCCGGCAAAACAAGCGTTGCTGATGGAGTTTGCCCGCCCACTGCCCGCCGATCCGGCGGCGCTGATCAAATCGTTGCCGGTGCCCCATCTTGGCCCGCGCCCGATGGATGAGGCGATTTCAACCGCCGGGGGCCTGCGCTTTGAAGCGCTCGACGAGACGCTGATGCTGCGCGATCGGCCAGGGCTCTTCGCCGCTGGTGAAATGCTGGATTGGGAGGCCCCGACGGGCGGTTATCTGCTGACCGCCTGCCTGTCGACCGGCGCCTGGGCCGGGCGGCACGCTGCCAGATTTGCAGCGGCTCAGCCCTGA
- a CDS encoding mechanosensitive ion channel: protein MEGQSEIVQQALAYAEQGWEFAKGWLLSPAAWSQLALLIVAYIAALLITKRLKPSLTKLLTPPVGQSNIIVTSRQFVMLFLPLLLPLLAYVLTGIGESVTRSLFGSGAVIAFGKRVFLLLAARILVNEIISDGFLKLLGRYVLIPIMALYAVGILEFVNTKLSETIIELGNISFSVMALVRGLIAGSILFWFGRWSNDQSAAYISAQAEMRPATRTLAQKAAEVVIFGVAFLLLMNIMGISLTSLAVLGGAIGVGIGFGLQQIASNFISGVILLLEGQATVGDYVELDGGEAGTIVKMTARATILESFDGRWIVVPNEHFITTRVVNYSDSGSANRYEAPFSVSYDTDINRVPEIIETAVAKLDFVLQDPDGPDCELRGFGDSGVDFCVEFWVNGIDDGRNKFTPEVLFAIWNALKEHDIEIPYPHRVIELKGGGFPQLAGAPKKPAKPRTKT from the coding sequence ATGGAAGGCCAGTCAGAAATCGTCCAACAGGCATTGGCCTACGCTGAACAAGGTTGGGAATTCGCCAAGGGCTGGCTGCTCTCACCCGCCGCCTGGTCGCAACTCGCTCTGCTGATTGTCGCCTATATTGCCGCGCTCCTGATCACCAAACGCCTGAAACCGTCCTTGACCAAACTGCTCACGCCACCCGTGGGCCAGAGCAACATCATCGTCACTTCCCGCCAGTTCGTGATGCTCTTCCTGCCGTTGCTGCTGCCGCTCCTGGCCTATGTCCTCACCGGCATCGGCGAAAGTGTCACCCGTTCGCTGTTCGGCTCCGGCGCGGTGATCGCCTTTGGCAAGCGGGTTTTCCTGCTTCTTGCCGCGCGCATCCTCGTCAACGAAATCATTTCCGACGGCTTTCTCAAACTGCTGGGCCGCTATGTGCTGATCCCGATCATGGCGCTCTATGCGGTCGGCATCCTCGAATTCGTCAACACCAAACTCTCCGAGACAATCATCGAGCTTGGCAACATCTCGTTTTCGGTCATGGCGCTGGTGCGCGGTCTGATTGCCGGCTCGATCCTGTTCTGGTTCGGGCGCTGGTCGAACGATCAATCCGCCGCCTATATCAGCGCTCAGGCCGAGATGCGCCCGGCCACACGCACATTGGCGCAAAAGGCCGCCGAGGTGGTGATTTTCGGTGTCGCCTTCCTGCTCTTGATGAACATCATGGGCATCTCGCTCACTTCGCTGGCGGTGCTCGGTGGTGCAATCGGTGTCGGCATCGGTTTTGGCCTGCAACAGATTGCGTCGAACTTCATCTCGGGCGTGATCCTGCTGCTGGAAGGGCAGGCCACCGTGGGCGATTATGTCGAGCTTGACGGCGGCGAGGCCGGCACCATCGTCAAGATGACCGCCCGCGCCACCATTCTTGAAAGCTTTGATGGCCGTTGGATCGTCGTGCCCAACGAACATTTCATCACCACACGGGTGGTTAATTATTCCGATAGCGGCTCGGCCAATCGCTACGAGGCGCCCTTCTCGGTCAGCTATGACACCGACATCAACCGCGTGCCCGAGATTATCGAGACGGCGGTCGCCAAACTCGATTTCGTATTGCAAGATCCCGACGGCCCGGATTGCGAATTGCGTGGCTTCGGCGACAGCGGCGTCGATTTCTGCGTCGAATTCTGGGTCAACGGCATCGATGACGGGCGCAACAAGTTCACGCCAGAAGTGCTGTTTGCGATCTGGAACGCGCTCAAGGAGCACGATATCGAAATTCCCTATCCGCATCGCGTGATCGAGCTGAAGGGTGGCGGGTTTCCGCAGCTCGCTGGCGCACCAAAGAAGCCTGCCAAACCCAGAACCAAGACATGA
- a CDS encoding enoyl-CoA hydratase/isomerase family protein has protein sequence MIGLEKDGGTWTVTINRPDKANSLTGAMLEELCEIAEAAQDSRILILTGTGRVFSAGADLDEARAGLALSPLWERLSGAIAALPGLSIAALNGTLAGGAMGMALACDLRLAVPSAKFFYPVMKLGFLPQPSDPARMSALIGPSRTKLILMGGQKIEAPEALQFGLIDRIVDADSLLATAREIAADTLAAKPEIAAQIKSLCS, from the coding sequence ATGATCGGTCTCGAAAAAGACGGCGGCACCTGGACTGTCACGATCAACCGCCCCGACAAGGCCAATTCACTAACCGGAGCGATGCTGGAAGAACTCTGCGAAATCGCCGAGGCCGCGCAAGATTCCCGCATTCTGATCCTTACCGGCACAGGCCGCGTCTTCTCCGCCGGGGCCGATCTTGACGAGGCGCGCGCCGGTCTGGCCCTTTCGCCCCTGTGGGAACGGCTCTCGGGCGCCATCGCCGCCCTCCCGGGCCTCTCCATCGCCGCGCTCAATGGCACGTTGGCGGGCGGCGCGATGGGCATGGCGCTGGCTTGCGACCTGCGCCTTGCGGTGCCGAGCGCAAAATTCTTCTACCCGGTGATGAAACTCGGTTTCTTGCCCCAGCCTTCTGATCCTGCGCGCATGTCTGCCCTGATCGGCCCCTCCCGCACCAAACTGATCCTGATGGGCGGCCAAAAGATCGAAGCACCAGAAGCGCTGCAATTCGGCCTGATAGATCGTATCGTCGATGCTGATTCACTTCTCGCCACCGCCCGCGAAATCGCCGCCGATACGCTGGCCGCGAAACCGGAAATCGCCGCTCAAATCAAATCTCTCTGCTCCTGA
- a CDS encoding SDR family oxidoreductase, whose protein sequence is MTGLTGKTVLITGASRGIGEAAAREFAASGANVVLAARSTGEITRIAGDIGAQARAIACDVSVYGDVQAAVDLAVADFGGLDLLIGNAGVVEPISLLATSDPDGWGAAIDINLKGVYHGMRAAMPLMQEAGGGTILTISSGAAHNALEGWSHYCSSKAGAAMLTMCAHKEGALSGIRAIGLSPGTVATKMQREIKASGVNPVAQMSWEDHIPPEWPAKCLAWMCSSDADEYLGQEISLRDDSIRKRIGVIS, encoded by the coding sequence ATGACGGGTCTGACAGGAAAAACAGTGCTTATCACGGGGGCGAGTCGCGGTATCGGCGAAGCGGCCGCGCGGGAATTCGCCGCGTCTGGCGCAAATGTGGTGCTTGCGGCGCGCAGCACCGGCGAAATAACGCGCATCGCTGGCGACATCGGTGCGCAGGCCCGCGCGATTGCCTGTGACGTGAGCGTCTACGGCGATGTGCAGGCTGCGGTCGATCTGGCGGTGGCCGATTTCGGCGGGCTCGATCTCCTGATCGGCAACGCCGGGGTGGTCGAGCCGATTTCCTTGCTTGCCACCTCTGATCCCGATGGCTGGGGCGCTGCGATCGACATCAATCTCAAGGGAGTCTATCACGGTATGCGCGCCGCGATGCCCCTGATGCAAGAGGCTGGCGGCGGCACCATCCTCACCATCTCCTCCGGGGCGGCACATAACGCGCTGGAAGGCTGGAGCCATTATTGCAGCTCCAAGGCGGGTGCTGCGATGCTGACCATGTGCGCCCACAAGGAAGGCGCGCTCAGCGGCATCCGCGCCATCGGCCTCTCGCCCGGCACTGTGGCCACCAAAATGCAGCGCGAAATCAAGGCCAGCGGCGTGAACCCAGTGGCACAAATGTCGTGGGAAGATCACATTCCCCCGGAATGGCCCGCCAAATGCCTCGCCTGGATGTGCAGCAGCGATGCCGACGAATATCTCGGTCAGGAAATCTCGCTGCGCGACGACTCCATTCGCAAGCGGATCGGAGTTATTTCATGA
- a CDS encoding DUF2125 domain-containing protein, whose protein sequence is MTNLTKICGATAFATLMTSTAAFADVNAQEVWGDWKAYMGGFGYEVVGSESTSGDTLSVKDLKMSFALPEDEGMISVTFGELSFTNRGDGTVSVGLPASMPMMVEVMPKGDDPVTMNMDYNNTDFEMVVSGDPTDMTYTYSAAEIAMKLAKLVVEGNEIPVGAAEIAIKDVSGNSNMKIGNLREVTQVMNTGAVTYNIDFANPENAQEFFKFNGMLNKLMFNGGGTYPTGGFDVQNMDAMMKAGFAADGKFSYEGGNASFQFVGDGENIQGSSQTTAGAAEVSMSSDGIKYDVSSQGVKVNFAGGDIPFPIDMQMANGGFKLVMPVSKSDQSQDFALGVTLGGFAVSEQIWSMVDPSGQLPHDPATVSFDVSGKGKLGFDLMDPAQMEAVERGEMGMPGEVEAVDINNLEVTVAGASLTGNGNFVIEFATAMMSQGMQGVDGVLNLRLAGANVLMDKLVAMGLVPQDQVMGARMMMSMFAVPESEDVLVSKIEVKKDGQVMANGQRLK, encoded by the coding sequence ATGACGAATTTGACGAAAATCTGCGGCGCTACTGCGTTTGCAACTTTGATGACGAGCACGGCCGCATTTGCCGACGTCAACGCACAAGAGGTCTGGGGCGATTGGAAAGCCTATATGGGCGGCTTTGGCTATGAAGTCGTCGGCTCGGAAAGCACCTCGGGTGACACGCTGAGCGTCAAGGACCTGAAGATGAGCTTTGCGCTTCCCGAAGACGAAGGCATGATTTCCGTCACCTTTGGTGAGCTGAGCTTTACCAACCGTGGCGATGGCACCGTATCGGTGGGGCTTCCCGCGTCTATGCCCATGATGGTTGAGGTTATGCCCAAGGGCGATGACCCGGTCACGATGAACATGGACTACAACAATACCGATTTCGAGATGGTCGTTTCGGGTGATCCGACTGACATGACCTATACTTATTCGGCAGCCGAGATTGCAATGAAGCTGGCCAAGCTGGTGGTTGAAGGTAATGAAATCCCGGTGGGTGCCGCGGAAATTGCCATCAAGGATGTCAGCGGCAATTCGAACATGAAGATCGGCAATCTGCGCGAGGTGACGCAGGTTATGAATACCGGTGCCGTGACCTACAACATTGATTTTGCCAACCCCGAAAATGCCCAGGAATTTTTCAAATTCAACGGCATGCTGAACAAGCTGATGTTCAATGGCGGCGGCACCTATCCGACCGGCGGATTTGACGTTCAGAACATGGACGCGATGATGAAGGCCGGTTTCGCGGCGGACGGCAAGTTTTCCTATGAAGGCGGCAATGCCAGCTTCCAGTTCGTCGGCGACGGCGAAAACATTCAGGGCAGCTCGCAAACCACCGCCGGTGCGGCGGAAGTTTCGATGTCGTCGGATGGCATCAAGTATGACGTCAGCTCTCAGGGGGTGAAGGTCAACTTCGCGGGTGGTGACATTCCGTTCCCGATCGATATGCAGATGGCAAATGGCGGGTTCAAGCTGGTCATGCCGGTGTCGAAATCGGATCAATCGCAGGACTTTGCGCTGGGCGTGACGTTGGGCGGTTTCGCGGTGTCCGAGCAGATCTGGAGCATGGTCGATCCAAGCGGTCAACTGCCGCATGACCCCGCCACGGTTTCGTTTGATGTGTCGGGCAAGGGCAAGCTGGGCTTTGATCTGATGGACCCGGCGCAGATGGAAGCGGTAGAGCGCGGCGAAATGGGCATGCCAGGTGAGGTTGAAGCCGTCGACATCAACAATCTGGAAGTCACGGTCGCGGGTGCCTCGCTTACCGGTAACGGTAATTTCGTGATCGAATTTGCCACGGCCATGATGTCGCAGGGTATGCAGGGCGTTGATGGCGTGCTGAACCTCAGGCTGGCGGGTGCCAATGTGCTGATGGACAAGTTGGTGGCGATGGGTCTTGTGCCGCAAGATCAGGTCATGGGCGCGCGGATGATGATGAGCATGTTTGCCGTTCCTGAAAGCGAAGATGTTCTGGTCTCGAAAATCGAGGTCAAGAAGGACGGTCAGGTTATGGCCAATGGTCAGCGCCTGAAATAA